One Branchiostoma floridae strain S238N-H82 chromosome 15, Bfl_VNyyK, whole genome shotgun sequence DNA window includes the following coding sequences:
- the LOC118432449 gene encoding DNA polymerase epsilon subunit 4-like: MRSWDKVKKMAGAENGEIADAASDRPETPNSESQLSGDGDKPERLSKLPLTRIKAMMKMDPDVTLASQESVLLISKATELFIESLAKEAYVHARQGKRKTLQKKDIDNSIEELDSFAFLEGTLD; the protein is encoded by the exons ATGCGCAGTTGGGACAAAGTCAAGAAAATGGCGGGAGCTGAAAATGGAGAAATCGCAGACGCCGCCTCGGACCGGCCCGAAACTCCCAACTCTGAGTCCCAGCTGAGCGGGGATGGAGACAAACCGGAGCGGCTGAGTAAGCTGCCTCTCACCAGGATCAAGGCCATGATGAAAATGGATCCTGACGTCACATTGGCCAGCCAGGAGTCCGTCTTGTTGATATCGAAAGCGACG GAATTATTCATAGAGTCACTGGCCAAGGAAGCATATGTACACGCCAGGCAGGGAAAGAGGAAGACACTTCAGAAGAAAGACATAG ATAATTCCATAGAAGAACTGGACTCCTTTGCTTTCTTGGAAG